In Aythya fuligula isolate bAytFul2 chromosome 6, bAytFul2.pri, whole genome shotgun sequence, the following are encoded in one genomic region:
- the GALNT3 gene encoding polypeptide N-acetylgalactosaminyltransferase 3: MALKKMPKLFKKLFFHWKLWKFSIIVFFFLVFLFLLQREVGVQDFKNEGGIEPIVRKKSHVLGLVLNAMNNINGAKPKMQIKAPVRQTKVPGERHCLPGHYTATELKPFLDRPLQDPNAPGASGKAFKTINLNSEEQKEKDRGEEKHCFNAFASDRISLHRDLGPDTRPPECIEQKFKRCPPLPTTSVIIVFHNEAWSTLLRTVHSVMYTSPAILLKEIILVDDASVDEYLHDKLDEYVKQFQIVKVVRQKERKGLITARLLGASVATGETLTFLDAHCECFYGWLEPLLARIAENSVAVVSPDIASIDLNTFEFSKPSPYGHNHNRGNFDWSLSFGWESLPKHENKRRKDETYPIRTPTFAGGLFSISKDYFEHIGSYDEEMEIWGGENIEMSFRVWQCGGQLEIMPCSVVGHVFRSKSPHTFPKGTQVITRNQVRLAEVWMDEYKEIFYRRNTEAAKIVKQKTFGDISKRLVLRQRLQCKNFTWYLNNVYPEAYVPDLNPLFSGYLKNIGNHMCLDVGENNHGGKPLIMYSCHGLGGNQYFEYSAHHEIRHNIQKELCLHASKGPVQLRECNYKGQKTFALREEQWQHQKDQTLYSEALHMCLTGNGEHPSLVSCNPSDPFQKWIFGRNH; encoded by the exons atggctttgaaaaaaatgcctaaactattcaaaaaattattttttcactggaAACTTTGGAAATTTAGCattattgtgtttttctttctggtatttttatttttattacaaagagAAGTGGGTgttcaagattttaaaaatgaaggaggGATTGAGCCAattgtcagaaagaaaagtcatGTATTAGGTCTTGTGCTAAATGCTATGAACAATATCAATGGTGCAAAGccaaaaatgcagataaaagcACCTGTTCGGCAAACTAAAGTTCCTGGAGAGAGGCACTGTTTGCCAGGACACTATACTGCAACGGAACTAAAACCCTTTCTAGATCGACCTCTTCAAGATCCTAATGCTCCTGGAGCTTCTGGTAAAGCATTTAAAACCATCAACTTAaattcagaagagcagaaagaaaaagaccgtggagaagaaaaacattgttttaatgcatttgcGAGCGATAGGATTTCGTTACACAGAGATCTTGGACCAGACACTCGACCTCCTGA ATGTATCGAACAAAAGTTTAAGCGTTGCCCACCATTGCCAACCACAAGTGTTATAATAGTTTTTCATAATGAAGCGTGGTCCACTCTGCTCAGAACTGTTCACAGCGTGATGTATACATCTCCGGCCATATTGCTAAAGGAAATTATATTGGTGGATGATGCCAGTGTGGATG AATACTTGCATGATAAACTAGATGAATATGTGAAACAATTTCAAATCGTTAAAGTAGTCCgtcaaaaggagagaaaaggtcTAATCACTGCACGGTTGTTGGGAGCTTCGGTAGCAACAGGAGAGACCCTTACCTTTCTGGATGCTCACT GTGAATGCTTTTATGGCTGGTTGGAGCCACTATTGGCAAGAATAGCTGAGAACTCTGTTGCTGTTGTAAGCCCTGATATTGCTTCTATAGATCTCAACACTTTTGAATTCAGTAAACCATCTCCTTATGGGCATAACCACAACAGAGGGAATTTTGATTGGAGTTTGTCATTTGGATGGGAGTCTCTTcctaaacatgaaaataaaagaagaaaagatgaaacttACCCAATTAG AACACCTACTTTTGCTGGAGGTCTCTTTTCAATATCAAAAGACTACTTTGAACACATTGGAAGCTATgatgaagaaatggaaatatggGGAGgtgaaaatatagaaatgtcTTTCAGA GTATGGCAATGTGGTGGACAGTTGGAGATCATGCCTTGCTCTGTTGTTGGCCATGTCTTTCGCAGCAAGAGTCCCCATACTTTTCCAAAAGGTACTCAAGTGATTACACGTAATCAAGTCCGCCTTGCAGAAGTCTGGATGGATGAATATAAAGAAATTTTTTACCGAAGAAACACAGAGGCAGCAAAAATTGTGAAACAA AAAACATTTGGAGACATCTCAAAAAGACTTGTCTTAAGGCAGCGTCTGCAGTGTAAAAATTTTACCTGGTATCTCAATAATGTTTATCCGGAAGCATATGTTCCAGACCTGAATCCTTTGTTTTCTGGATAT CTAAAAAACATAGGTAACCACATGTGTCTGGATGTTGGTGAAAATAACCATGGCGGCAAACCGTTGATTATGTATTCTTGCCATGGACTTGGAGGAAATCAG taCTTTGAGTATTCTGCACATCATGAAATTCGGCATAACATTCAGAAGGAGCTTTGTCTGCATGCTTCTAAAGGACCTGTGCAGCTTCGCGAATGCAACTACAAAGGCCAGAAAACCTTTGCACTTAGAGAAGAGCAATGGCAGCATCAAAAG GATCAAACTCTGTACAGTGAAGCACTACATATGTGCCTTACAGGAAATGGAGAGCATCCAAGTTTGGTATCCTGCAATCCATCAGACCCCTTCCAGAAGTGGATCTTTGGCCGCAACCATTAA